cagacagttgtgagctcccgtgtgggtgctgggaattgaacccaggtcctatggaagaacagccgatgctcttaaccattgagccatttctccagccccctattttattcttaaggaaaaaaatattttatttaaaatactctaTTTTAAAGCACCTGATTTGGCTCTTGATTTCAGAGGACCCTATCCATGGCCGCTTGGGTCTTATTCACATGAACGACATCACCTTGATGGGCGTATGCAGTGAAGGACATAAAATTCTCCTTGAGTTAGGAGTAGCAAAGTGAGAACATTCACTTGTGCTCTGTGGGTTTTGCATTGTCAGCTAAGGCTCTGCTTGAATTTAAGGTAGCATACCAAACCTGTGTGGGTAGGGTCTTGAGTTTTCCCTTTTTAATCTGATGTGATATATCAGACACAGCCTTGACTTACAGGAAAATTCTAAGCATGTCAGAAGCCTTGAGAGCTCTTGTCTGCTGGGTAGACTGCCTAGAGGGCCTgggacacacagaggcaggggcagagggccAGGCCCGGTTTTCTCCCTTGGACAGTTGTGAAATCTCTGTTATCTGACCCCACGTCCTTCTCTCTACCAGACTCTCTCCTCCTGCAGTCTCCCCCTGAAAAGTGCCCTGAGCTGGGCACAAGCATCTCTAGCAGTGTTCTCTCGGCAGCTCACTGTGTCTtcagtccctctgcctctgtcctgtgGACTTCCTATGGGGTTTTTCTGCTGCCTTCTGTTTCCTCATGGACCTCTTCAAGGCACCTTGACCCAGTCGATGGCTCTTCTGATATGTGTAGAGAGCCGTCAGTTTCTGACCAAGTGTTTTCTTCCAGGCAGTTTCCCCAGTTGAATTACTTGACCTGGCGTCTGATATCCTGCTGACTGTTTGAGACCTTCAGTGTGCCGGCAGCTTAAGAGTGTTAGGGTCCAACACTGTAGTGTTCCCACCACAATTGGATTGATGTCCAGAAGAATCTGCTTGTTTTCATTCACATCCCAGAAACAGAGTAGCTGTCACTATTGGTTGTTCAACTTAGGATCCAGAAAGTTCTTTGGACCGCTGGGTCACATTTTTGTCTCAAAGGTCTTGCTTTTATTCAAACATCAGCTCGTTATTGTTATTGTCTTTGTGGAATACTGACTGAGTTGCTGCCCACCCCTGTAGATTCTTCCTGCTTTACTGCTTCCTCCGCCAATATGGCAAGCCTATACAGGTTTTAGTCCTTCCTTTAGTTATAACGTGGTTCTTTCTTCAGCCTGCTCTGGCTTTCTCACCTCCTGAGATTTCTCTGCTGATCCAGTGGGAGCTACAAGGCTGACACTCACTACCCTGAGCTGGGCTGCCTTGCACAGTTAAAACTCTTACTTTGATTATTTAAGGACACAATGACTTCTGTCATCAGCTATAGCAGGGTGGTGCCCCCCCAGCCACCCTTACTTCCTGCTGGGTGGTTATAATTTGGCAGTTTTCACTCTACTAGCTGGCTTAATAGCTTGTGGGAATGAAGCACAGGACTCAGGATAGACTATACTTGAAATTACAGTTGTATTACAGCAAAAGGACATAAATGCAGCAGTGAACAGGAAAGACCATAGAGGGTGCCTGCCAGCCACTGTTCCAGGATTCAGGGAGCAACCCTTTTCTGCTAGCACATGGATGTGAGATAGTAAACAGTGCCGCCCCCAGGGAGGCCTGTGTGAGCTCCTCAGAGCATTGTTTTATTGGGACTTCATTACAGAGGCACATGGAGTGAATCGTTTGACCATGTGAGCTAAACCCCagcctccctctttccccagaGGCAGTCTTATTAGTATAAACTAGCGGGTAGGCTCCCCACCATCAATGACTCCCCATTGAAGGTTCTGTCGACAAAAGGACAACCAAAGTCTTTACTGTGGGTATCCATAGATTCTCTTGACATCCTCACAAATGTGACCTACAAATGTTGAGGGTTTTATAACTTTCAGGTGCCTTGGGTATGTATGGAAGGACAAAcaatttccctttctgtctcataGGGACAGACTGCTTTCACATGGCTTGGAATGTCCAGTGGCATCCAGCACTGTTTGCCTGGGAGCTGCCGCTTTGACTGTTCAGTTTTCTGTTGCCTGTCCTTCCTTCAGGCCTCCCTCCCTCAAGCCCTTCTACCTGCTTTCCTGGGACCACTTCCAAGGCAGCATACCCACTCCTAGCCTTCAGGTCTCTGTTTTAGAGATCATCCTTAAACACTGTCACTGTATACACCATGTTCTTCCAAAATCCTTTTCCCCTCTGAGATGGAAATTTAGTGACTAATCACTAACCAtaacttttctttgttctttctggttAATCTGGTGAAGGGCTGCAATCCTTCTGAACAAGACAGTGAGATGAGTGTACAGTAAGCTTCCTAGCTTTGGAGATTATATAGACTTTCTAAAAAGAAtgatgggaaaaaagaaaaggaaaaaaatggaaacagagtcTCACAATGTATTAATAGCTCagcctgactttgaacttgtaggtgatacttctgcctcagcctgtggAGTGTTGGGGTTACAAGCCTGCACCATCTTCTTGTTGCCTGCCTCCAGTGAAGCCTCGCTGTGAGCAGGAGCAGCTGTGTGGATATATGAAGAGCTGCTCTCTCCAGGGCCATGTGCTAACATGCTTGGGATTTCTTCTCAGGTCTGATTTTCGTGGTTGATAGTAATGACCGAGAGCGGGTCAACGAGGCCCGGGAAGAACTGACCAGAATGCTAGCAGAAGATGAGCTCAGAGATGCAGTCTTGTTGGTGTTTGTAAACAAACAGGTATGTGCTTGTTGGCTTTCTGAACACTGAGACTGAAGTGTACTGCCAGATGGCACACTTAAATATAAGATACCTAAATTAGatgtctgcctcctcctccatctcctttttaGAATGTCATATACCACTCCATAAATACTAATGGAGCATCTGCTAAGTTCCAGGCTCTGTTGCAGGTATTGTGTACTTAGCAATGAACAAGACACAGAAATTCCTgcatttgtgtttgctttgtagtgggaggagaggcagttAATTAAGACTACTTAGTCTGTCTGGTGCTAAGTGGTGTGGAGGAAGGGAGTGCAGAGTGGCTGTGGGAAGTGCTGGGCATGACTTAGTCTGAGCCAGGAGGGAAGGAGCTGCAGGTTCACAAAGCAGAATGAGGAGTGGACACACAGGGAAGATTGGATCCCTGGAGGTGACCTTTGTTCTCGGGGCTGTGCATCCCCTTCCTCCATCCTGTTTGCAGCTGAGATTGTACAGTAAGGACAGTGCTGCCGTCAGTCTTGTCACTTCACACTTGCCGAAGGCAGTTCTTCATGTCACTTCCTCTCCATAAGCAGGACTTCCTGTGGTGGCTGGATCCTGATGAACTCCCTGTTACTGTGTGGTGCCGATAGGGTCCCAGGCAGTTTCACTGGACAGAACATTCTTTAAGGAAGAAAATCatggctttgtttttaatgataaaaacagaacaagccaAAGTTTAGAATGTCAAATGAAACCTTTTTCCTGTGTGCACGTGAGCGTGTGAGGAGCCCTTGGGACTGTGTGGCTGGGAGTGGGGCAGCTTTCTCACACTGTGACTCACCCAGGCTGTCCAAAAACCAGTATTCCATTAAAGAAAACCAGTGTTACATTCTGAGTGCTACCTTCCATTCCTTTAGCTTTGATTGTCAGATAAAAGTCAGATTTCTTGAATCTCTTTCCAGAGACAAGACTTTGTATGCCTCTATAAGCAATTATGTGATTGTAGACCCTATTTAAGTCCCGGAGATGATGGTTTGCATTGTTTTGTAGcctctattctattttttttaaattattttctttatttacatttcaaatgctatcccaaaagttccccataccctcccccacccctgcttccctacccacccactcccactctcggccctggccttcccctgtgctggggcatataaagtttgcaagaccaaggggcctctcttcccaatgatggccaattaggccatcttctgtgtAGCCTATATTCTTATTTAGCATCTGTTTGACATTCTTCCATATCAGTACATCTAGATCTTCCCTTGATGCTAATATATTCTAGTTTAGTTTTAGCTTACTGTATTCTTAGGTAtggggcagagagaaaagagaaagataactAACTGCTTTACATTCTAGTTAAAAGAGACATGTTGTCATGTAGTCAGTTACCACACAGAGTAAATAGCTTTTATCAAATGGTTTACACATAGGGATGctataataaaaaagatgaagtTGACCAGTTAAAAGAGGTCCCGAAGCCTGGCAGGCAACAGTGGTAGCCTTGACTCTTCTATGGAAGAAGGGGCACTTTGGCGAGGTTTTGGTAGGAGGATGTGATCTGAAAATAGGCCTTAGGGGCAAGCACAGAATCAGGGTGACCAGTGAGGAGGTTATTTCCATTACCCAGGTGAACTGTGGTGGGGTCGGATCAGGGTGTGGTGGCAGAGAGAATGGTGAGAGGTGGTCAGATTCAGAGTTAATTCTGATGGTAGGACTGTTGGGATTTCCTGCTGtgtggactgagaaagaaaaagctaaggTTTTGGGTCTGAGCTACTGAAGTAGGACGGGGTATCTTTCAGAGGAAGATCCTGTTGCATTGCATGAATCCAGGTTGGTaaactgtttgcttgttttctttaaggatcttcctaatgctatgaaCGCAGCAGAGATCACAGACAAGCTTGGCTTACACTCCCTTCGCCAGAGAAACTGGTACATTCAGGCTACCTGTGCGACCAGTGGAGATGGGCTTTACGAAGGCCTGGACTGGCTCTCCAACCAGCTCAAAAACCAGAAGTGATCAGAAGCAACCCATTCCCCATGCATTGTGGCAAAGCCAGCTGGCCTTTCCCGTGTGCATGTGAGCGTGTGAGGAGCCCATGGGGCTGTGTGGCTGGAGTGGGGGCAGCTTTCTCACACCGTGCCTTATACACACTATACGAAAACCAGTATTCCATTTTAAGAAAACCAGTGTTACATTTTGAATGCTACCTTCCATTTCACTAGCTTTGATGGTCATTTTTGCTGAGGCCTCCCAGGGTGTGATAGCCAGAGTGTCTCTGGCTGGAAAAGAAGAGAGCAGGAGCCAGACAGGTCCTGTTGTTGCCATCCTGGgtctggcctctgcatgtaccCAGAATTCTGTTGGGCTTCAATGtccttttataaaaagaaaggaaggatctGTCATTCTTCCCATTGTGCCAAAGCTAGCAGCTCACTGGTAGTGCTTTAAAGCTCTCGAGAAGAAAAGATGTGTTATTACCACAGGTGTGAAGAGGTTCAGAGGGAATACTTCCCCAAAGTTCTGTTAGTTCAGACTGACTCATTTAGCTTGTTTTAGCCCAAGGAATCAGTGACCTTTTTCATTAGAGTATCAAGACTGTAACACTAGAGAAGTTTCCAGCCTGTTCCATACTTGCCAAATGGAAACTCTGTGGGCTGCTGGCCCAACAGGAGGCCAGGACTCTTCCCCTGAACCTCACGGTCCATGGTGGAGTGAAGGTCGGCTGGAGGAAGTGAAGGGAGGTAGCTCTTGTGTTCTGGCGTCATGGCTCAGGCCCTCGAGGCTGCTGCTCCCACTTCTCTGCTCTGTGCTGAGTGTTCTTCACACGAAGCAGACAGTTGTCCTGGGTGGAGTTGTCACTGTGTCCCGTTGTCCCAGTGTACTGTAGGCTTTTGGTTAGTATCTGTTTCCAGAACTGCACAACCATGAGTTCTGAGAGTCCGTGAGAAAGTCAGGTTAATGTAGGAGATGATGTTCCCAGTGGCCCCTGGTACTCCCTGGGATGGTGCTAAACTTTGCTCCGAGAAGCATCTTTTACTTAGACTGCTCTCGAGGCATAGGCTCCCTCCTCAATGGCAGTGGCATCTGAAGAGTGGCTTGGAGATGTGTGCTGTGTTGTCTTGCAGATGTAGTGATAGGAAGGCCCAGAGAGGAGCTGGCTTCAGCCCTAAGCCCTTCTGGCCACACAGCTCTGGGCCACATTTGTCCCTAAGCCCTTTTACTGCTTAACGTTTTAAAACTCCTTTCAGAAAAACTTGATCCCTGCTACAGGAGGGGGAACACAAACTGAACTTCAAATAAATATTGTTCATTGGTAACAAAGTTATACTAGGAAAGAAATTCCATGCCATTGTAAATGTGGGctgtaatgtttttctttaaaaagtatcttaAAGAATGTTCATTGCAATACTGGTGACTAAGTCCAGATGTGATTTTTAATCACAGATGAATTCCTGAGAAATGTTGAAATTGTACACCTCCCATTGGCTGGGAGCTCTTGCCCTTTGTAATTATGCTTAGTGTGCCTGGCCTGGTGCTGGGCTTCGGTAAACATGTGGTGATTGGTTAGACAATAAAGAACTTACTG
This sequence is a window from Mus pahari chromosome 14, PAHARI_EIJ_v1.1, whole genome shotgun sequence. Protein-coding genes within it:
- the LOC110331324 gene encoding ADP-ribosylation factor 2, with the translated sequence MGNVFEKLFKSLFGKKEMRILMVGLDAAGKTTILYKLKLGEIVTTIPTIGFNVETVEYKNISFTVWDVGGQDKIRPLWRHYFQNTQGLIFVVDSNDRERVNEAREELTRMLAEDELRDAVLLVFVNKQDLPNAMNAAEITDKLGLHSLRQRNWYIQATCATSGDGLYEGLDWLSNQLKNQK